In the genome of Streptococcus oralis, one region contains:
- the pta gene encoding phosphate acetyltransferase, with translation MEVFESLKASLVGKNARIVLPEGEEPRILQATKRLVKETEVVPVLLGNPAKIKIYLEIEGIMDGYEVIDPHHYPQFEDMVVALVERRKGKMSEEEARQVLLEDVNYFGVMLVYMGLVDGMVSGAIHSTASTVRPALQIIKTRPNVTRTSGAFLMVRGTERYLFGDCALNINPDAEALAEIAINSAITAKMFGIQPKIAMLSYSTKGSGFGDSVDKVVEATKLAHDLRPDLEIDGELQFDAAFVPETAALKAPGSNVAGQANVFIFPGIEAGNIGYKIAERLGGFAAIGPVLQGLNKPVNDLSRGCNPDDVYKLTLITAAQAINQ, from the coding sequence ATGGAAGTTTTTGAAAGTCTAAAAGCCAGTTTAGTTGGCAAAAATGCTCGTATTGTTCTACCTGAAGGGGAAGAACCACGTATCCTTCAAGCAACGAAACGCTTGGTAAAAGAAACAGAAGTTGTTCCTGTTTTGCTCGGAAATCCTGCAAAAATTAAAATTTATCTTGAAATTGAAGGGATCATGGATGGTTATGAAGTGATTGATCCACATCATTATCCTCAATTTGAAGACATGGTGGTTGCACTCGTAGAACGTCGTAAAGGAAAAATGTCGGAAGAAGAAGCACGTCAGGTCTTACTAGAAGATGTCAACTACTTTGGTGTTATGCTTGTCTATATGGGCTTGGTAGATGGAATGGTATCAGGAGCTATTCACTCAACAGCTTCAACAGTTCGTCCAGCTCTTCAAATTATCAAAACGCGTCCAAATGTTACTCGTACTTCAGGTGCTTTTCTTATGGTGCGTGGTACAGAACGTTACTTGTTTGGTGACTGTGCCCTTAATATTAATCCTGATGCAGAAGCTCTGGCTGAAATTGCTATTAACTCAGCAATTACTGCCAAAATGTTTGGAATTCAACCCAAAATCGCTATGCTAAGCTATTCTACAAAAGGTTCTGGTTTTGGTGATAGTGTTGATAAGGTGGTTGAAGCAACTAAATTAGCACACGATCTACGTCCAGACCTTGAGATTGATGGGGAATTGCAATTTGACGCAGCTTTCGTCCCAGAAACAGCAGCACTAAAAGCTCCAGGTAGCAATGTAGCAGGTCAAGCAAATGTCTTCATCTTCCCAGGTATCGAAGCAGGAAATATCGGCTACAAAATAGCTGAACGTCTAGGTGGTTTCGCAGCTATCGGTCCCGTTCTACAAGGATTGAATAAACCGGTCAACGATCTATCACGTGGATGTAACCCAGATGATGTTTACAAATTGACGCTCATCACAGCAGCTCAGGCGATCAATCAATAA
- a CDS encoding RluA family pseudouridine synthase: MRFEFIADEHVKVKTFLKKHEVSKGLLAKIKFRGGAILVNDQPQNATYLLDVGDRVTIDIPAEEGFETLEAIERPLDILYEDDHFLVLNKPYGVASIPSVNHSNTIANFIKGYYVKREYENQQVHIVTRLDKDTSGLMLFAKHGYAHARLDKQLQRKSIEKRYFALVKGNGDLEPEGEIIAPIARDEDSIITRRVAKGGKYAHTSYKVVASYGNIHLVDIRLHTGRTHQIRVHFSHIGFPLLGDDLYGGSLDDGIQRQALHCHYLSFYHPFLEQDLQLESPLPDDFSNLITQLSTNTL; encoded by the coding sequence ATGAGGTTCGAATTTATCGCAGATGAACATGTCAAAGTCAAAACCTTTCTGAAGAAACACGAGGTTTCTAAGGGACTTTTGGCTAAGATAAAGTTTCGAGGTGGGGCTATTTTGGTCAACGATCAACCTCAAAATGCGACTTATCTCTTAGATGTTGGAGACAGGGTTACCATTGATATTCCAGCTGAGGAAGGCTTTGAAACCTTGGAAGCAATTGAGCGTCCACTGGATATTCTCTATGAAGATGACCATTTTCTGGTTTTGAATAAGCCTTATGGAGTTGCTTCCATCCCCAGTGTCAATCATTCTAATACCATTGCCAATTTTATCAAGGGTTACTATGTCAAGCGGGAATATGAAAACCAGCAGGTTCATATCGTGACCAGGCTTGATAAAGATACATCTGGTTTGATGCTCTTTGCCAAGCACGGTTATGCTCATGCACGATTAGACAAGCAACTGCAACGAAAGTCTATCGAAAAACGTTATTTCGCTTTGGTTAAGGGCAATGGGGATTTGGAGCCAGAAGGGGAGATTATCGCCCCGATTGCACGTGATGAAGACTCCATTATCACGAGACGGGTCGCCAAAGGTGGAAAATACGCCCATACATCTTACAAAGTTGTAGCATCTTATGGGAATATTCACCTAGTCGATATTCGCCTGCATACTGGTCGAACTCATCAGATCCGAGTGCATTTTTCTCATATTGGCTTCCCCTTGTTGGGAGATGACCTCTATGGTGGTAGCCTAGACGACGGTATTCAGCGTCAGGCTCTGCATTGTCATTATTTATCTTTTTATCATCCTTTTCTAGAGCAAGATTTGCAACTAGAAAGCCCCTTACCGGATGATTTCAGCAATCTTATTACTCAGTTATCAACTAATACTCTTTAA
- a CDS encoding NAD kinase gives MKNTGKRIDLIANRKPQSQKVLYELKDQLKKHHFILNDTNPDIVISIGGDGMLLSAFHKYENQLDKVRFIGVHTGHLGFYTDYRDFELEQLVTNLQLDTGAKVSYPVLNVKVTLENGEVKTFRALNEASIRRSDRTMVADIIINHVPFERFRGDGVTVSTPTGSTAYNKSLGGAVLHPTIEALQLTEIASLNNRVYRTLGSSIIVPKKDKIELLPTRNDYHTLSVDNSIYSFRNIERIEYQIDHHKIHFVATPSHTSFWNRVKDAFIGEVDE, from the coding sequence ATGAAGAATACAGGTAAACGAATTGATCTGATTGCAAATAGAAAACCGCAGAGTCAAAAGGTTTTGTATGAGCTGAAAGACCAGTTGAAAAAACATCATTTTATACTCAACGACACCAATCCTGACATCGTCATATCAATTGGTGGGGATGGGATGCTTTTGTCTGCCTTTCACAAGTACGAGAATCAGTTAGATAAAGTTCGATTTATTGGCGTACATACAGGACACTTGGGATTTTACACAGATTATCGCGATTTTGAGTTGGAACAGTTGGTTACCAATCTCCAACTGGATACTGGTGCCAAGGTTTCCTATCCTGTTTTGAATGTCAAGGTGACACTTGAAAACGGAGAAGTTAAGACCTTCCGTGCATTAAACGAAGCCAGCATCCGCAGGTCGGATCGCACCATGGTTGCGGATATCATTATTAACCACGTTCCATTTGAGCGATTTCGAGGAGATGGAGTAACTGTTTCAACGCCAACTGGAAGCACTGCCTATAACAAGTCCTTGGGTGGAGCTGTCTTGCATCCTACCATTGAAGCCTTGCAGTTGACTGAAATAGCGAGTCTTAACAACAGAGTTTATCGAACACTTGGTTCTTCGATAATCGTTCCGAAGAAAGATAAAATTGAGCTTTTACCGACTCGTAATGACTATCACACGTTATCGGTTGATAATAGCATCTATTCTTTCCGAAATATAGAACGGATTGAGTACCAAATCGACCATCACAAGATACACTTCGTAGCGACGCCAAGTCACACTAGTTTCTGGAATCGCGTCAAAGATGCCTTCATCGGCGAGGTGGACGAATGA
- a CDS encoding GTP pyrophosphokinase family protein, which produces MTIEWEEFLDPYIQAVGELKIKLRGIRKQYRKQNKHSPIEFVTGRVKPIESIKEKMNRRGIGYDTLEHDLQDIAGLRVMVQFVDDVQEVVAILRKRHDMRVVQERDYITHRKASGYRSYHVVVEYTVDTISGVKTILAEIQIRTLAMNFWATIEHSLNYKYQGDFPEEIKKRLEITARISHQLDEEMGKIRDDIQEAQALFDPLSRKLNDGVGNSDDTDEEYR; this is translated from the coding sequence ATGACCATAGAATGGGAAGAATTTTTAGATCCTTACATTCAAGCTGTTGGTGAATTGAAGATTAAACTTCGTGGGATTCGCAAACAGTATCGTAAACAAAACAAGCACTCTCCGATTGAGTTTGTAACGGGTCGTGTCAAACCGATTGAAAGTATCAAAGAAAAAATGAATCGCAGAGGGATTGGCTACGACACTTTGGAACATGACTTACAGGATATCGCGGGTTTGCGGGTCATGGTGCAGTTCGTCGATGATGTTCAAGAAGTTGTTGCGATTTTACGCAAACGTCATGATATGAGAGTAGTACAGGAACGTGACTACATCACGCATCGGAAGGCTTCGGGCTATCGCTCCTATCATGTGGTGGTAGAGTATACAGTTGACACCATCAGTGGTGTTAAGACGATTCTGGCTGAAATTCAAATCCGGACTTTAGCCATGAATTTTTGGGCTACGATTGAGCATTCGCTCAATTATAAGTATCAGGGGGATTTCCCAGAGGAGATCAAGAAACGATTGGAGATTACAGCTAGAATTTCCCATCAATTGGATGAAGAAATGGGGAAAATCCGTGATGATATTCAGGAAGCACAGGCTCTCTTTGATCCTTTAAGTAGAAAACTAAACGACGGTGTAGGAAATAGTGACGATACAGATGAAGAATACAGGTAA
- a CDS encoding CYTH domain-containing protein, which yields MKHLEIELKTLLKKEDYDHLKEQFSHIQPVLQKNYYIDTPDFKLREKRVAMRIRTFSDWAELTLKVPQTVGNMEYNQKLTLPEAESYLEKQILPQGLVLEELAKIGIESQDWFVLGCLSTLRYEMETSIGLMALDESHYFDHTDYELELEVTDHEKGKADFQKFLEENQITYQKAPSKLIRFIKSMKKC from the coding sequence ATGAAACATTTAGAAATTGAACTGAAAACACTACTGAAAAAAGAGGATTACGATCATTTAAAAGAGCAGTTTTCCCATATCCAACCCGTCCTACAGAAAAACTACTACATTGATACGCCAGATTTCAAATTGCGAGAAAAGAGGGTTGCCATGCGCATTCGCACCTTTTCAGATTGGGCAGAGTTGACCTTGAAAGTACCTCAAACCGTAGGAAATATGGAATACAACCAGAAACTAACTCTTCCAGAGGCTGAATCTTACCTAGAAAAACAAATACTTCCTCAAGGACTCGTTCTAGAGGAACTTGCTAAGATTGGTATTGAAAGCCAAGACTGGTTTGTTCTGGGTTGTCTTTCAACTCTTCGTTACGAAATGGAAACGTCGATTGGTCTAATGGCACTAGATGAAAGTCACTACTTTGATCATACAGACTATGAACTCGAGCTTGAAGTCACAGACCATGAAAAAGGGAAAGCTGATTTTCAGAAATTCTTAGAAGAAAATCAGATCACTTATCAGAAAGCTCCTTCAAAATTAATTCGTTTTATTAAAAGCATGAAAAAATGCTGA
- a CDS encoding ribose-phosphate diphosphokinase — MSDRNNMKLFALNSNHEIAQKIAETVGVPLGKLSSRQFSDGEIQVNIEESVRGYDVYIIQSTSYPVSNHLMELLIMVDACVRASAHSINVVLPYFGYARQDRIASSREPLTAKLVANMLVKAGVSRVLTLDLHAVQVQGFFDIPVDNLYTIPLFAKHYSDKGLLGSDVVVVSPKNSGVKRARSLAEYLDAPIAIIDYAQDDSERSQGYIIGDVEGKKAILIDDILNTGRTFSEAAKIVEREGATEIYAVSSHGLFVEGAADLLDATNIKEILVTDSVATKERTPKNVCYITASELIGDAIVRIHERKPVSPLFAYNKKE; from the coding sequence ATGTCAGATAGAAACAACATGAAACTTTTTGCACTTAATTCCAATCATGAAATTGCACAAAAAATCGCAGAAACGGTTGGGGTACCTCTCGGAAAATTATCTTCTCGCCAATTTTCTGATGGTGAAATCCAGGTCAACATTGAAGAGAGTGTCCGCGGTTACGATGTCTACATAATCCAATCAACCAGCTACCCCGTTAGCAACCACTTGATGGAGTTGTTAATCATGGTCGATGCTTGTGTACGTGCAAGTGCTCATAGTATCAACGTTGTTCTTCCTTACTTTGGTTATGCTCGTCAGGATCGTATCGCTTCTTCTCGCGAACCTCTCACTGCAAAACTGGTTGCCAATATGCTTGTCAAGGCTGGTGTAAGTCGTGTTCTAACTCTTGATTTGCACGCTGTTCAGGTTCAAGGTTTCTTTGACATTCCAGTAGATAACCTCTATACAATTCCTCTCTTTGCTAAACACTACAGCGATAAAGGGTTGCTGGGATCAGATGTCGTTGTTGTAAGTCCAAAAAACTCTGGTGTCAAACGTGCCCGTAGCTTAGCTGAATATTTAGATGCACCAATCGCAATCATCGACTATGCTCAAGACGATTCAGAGCGTAGCCAAGGCTATATCATCGGTGATGTTGAAGGCAAGAAGGCCATCTTGATTGACGATATCCTAAATACTGGACGTACTTTCTCAGAAGCAGCAAAAATCGTCGAACGTGAAGGTGCAACTGAAATCTATGCGGTATCCAGTCATGGTCTCTTTGTAGAAGGCGCTGCTGACCTTCTTGATGCTACTAACATCAAAGAAATCCTTGTGACAGACTCAGTAGCCACAAAAGAAAGAACTCCGAAAAATGTGTGCTACATTACCGCTAGCGAATTGATTGGTGATGCCATCGTCCGTATCCACGAAAGAAAACCAGTTAGCCCACTCTTTGCATATAATAAAAAGGAATAA
- a CDS encoding cysteine desulfurase family protein, whose amino-acid sequence MIYLDNAATTPMSAVAIAEMTKVMQETHGNPSSIHSHGRQAGKLLREARQELAHLLGTKPQRIFFTSGGTESNNTAIIGYCLRHQERGKHIITTAIEHHSVLETIDYLVQHFGFETTIIQPVNQEITAQQIQEALRDDTILVSTMYANNETGSLLPIAEIGHILKEHPAAYHVDAVQAIGKIPIHPEELGIDFLSASAHKFHGPKGVGFLYASSTGFDSYLHGGDQEQKKRAGTENLAAIVGMVAALKEDLDHQAEHYQKLEGLKTAFLGEIAELDFYLNESKHQLPYVFNIGFPGQKNDLLLLRLDLEGISISTGSACTAGVVQTSHVLEALYESDSHRLKESVRISLSPLNTENELKQLAQTLKNIIGD is encoded by the coding sequence TTGATTTATTTGGACAATGCTGCCACTACTCCAATGTCAGCAGTAGCTATCGCAGAAATGACCAAGGTCATGCAAGAAACTCATGGTAATCCTTCTAGTATTCATAGTCATGGTCGGCAGGCTGGTAAACTGCTCCGTGAAGCCCGTCAGGAGTTGGCTCACCTACTTGGAACCAAGCCACAACGAATCTTTTTCACATCTGGCGGTACAGAAAGTAACAATACCGCTATTATCGGCTATTGTCTCCGCCATCAAGAGCGTGGAAAACACATCATCACGACAGCTATTGAGCACCATTCTGTGCTTGAGACCATTGATTACCTGGTGCAACATTTTGGCTTTGAAACGACCATCATCCAACCAGTAAATCAAGAAATCACTGCGCAGCAAATTCAAGAAGCGTTACGTGACGATACCATTCTAGTTTCTACCATGTATGCCAATAATGAAACGGGTAGTCTCTTACCTATCGCTGAAATTGGACATATTTTAAAAGAGCATCCTGCTGCTTATCATGTTGATGCTGTTCAAGCTATCGGAAAAATCCCTATCCATCCTGAAGAATTAGGAATTGATTTCCTTAGTGCTTCCGCTCACAAGTTCCATGGACCAAAAGGAGTTGGCTTTCTTTATGCTTCTTCCACGGGCTTTGATTCCTACCTTCACGGTGGCGATCAAGAACAAAAGAAACGGGCTGGAACAGAAAACCTTGCTGCCATCGTCGGTATGGTTGCTGCCCTCAAAGAAGACTTGGATCATCAGGCCGAGCATTACCAAAAACTAGAGGGATTAAAAACTGCTTTTCTTGGTGAAATTGCGGAACTCGACTTCTATCTCAACGAAAGCAAACACCAACTTCCTTATGTTTTCAACATTGGCTTTCCTGGTCAAAAAAATGACTTACTCTTGCTTCGGTTAGACCTTGAAGGAATCTCAATCTCAACTGGTTCAGCCTGTACTGCTGGTGTTGTGCAGACCAGTCATGTACTCGAAGCTCTTTATGAATCGGATTCCCATCGTTTAAAAGAGTCTGTCCGTATTAGTCTGTCCCCTCTTAATACCGAGAACGAACTGAAACAACTGGCACAAACCTTAAAAAATATTATTGGAGATTAA
- a CDS encoding DUF1831 domain-containing protein, with the protein MAFEKTIKLQNCRYDYTLSPSVKKFTLKDNTFFETKVGNYELTRLLEKVPNSGEGFLLKIIINKELTGVKINITDKSGLRLVNIFKSEEHHIHQEKFYFLMDSLVERGIFTKEER; encoded by the coding sequence ATGGCATTCGAAAAAACCATTAAACTACAAAACTGCCGCTACGACTATACACTTAGTCCATCTGTAAAAAAGTTTACACTAAAAGACAATACTTTCTTTGAAACAAAAGTCGGAAACTACGAACTGACTCGTCTACTTGAAAAAGTTCCTAATAGTGGTGAAGGTTTCCTACTAAAAATTATCATCAACAAAGAGCTTACAGGTGTTAAAATTAATATCACTGACAAATCAGGTCTTCGTTTGGTCAATATCTTTAAATCTGAAGAACACCATATCCACCAAGAGAAATTCTACTTCCTCATGGACAGTTTAGTAGAACGCGGTATCTTCACTAAAGAAGAAAGATAG
- a CDS encoding DUF4649 family protein, with translation MYRLTYKDSYQVERTLEFSDYEELMLSLSGCVTLPDTLLISSLTLNDKVIYQGLVGDLYRFLSQANFSDKN, from the coding sequence ATGTATCGTCTCACATATAAAGATAGCTATCAGGTAGAACGCACACTTGAATTTTCCGATTACGAAGAGCTTATGCTATCACTATCAGGCTGTGTCACCCTGCCCGACACTCTCCTAATCAGCTCCTTAACACTGAATGATAAAGTGATTTATCAAGGATTAGTTGGCGATCTCTACCGATTTCTTTCACAAGCTAATTTTTCAGATAAAAACTAA
- a CDS encoding redox-sensing transcriptional repressor Rex: MKDKQSDIPKATAKRLSLYYRIFKRFHAEKIERANSKQIAEAIGIDSATVRRDFSYFGELGRRGFGYDVKKLMNFFADLLNDNSITNVMLVGIGNMGHALLHYRFHERNKMKIIMAFDLDDHPEVGTQTPDGIPIYGISQIKEKIKEADVKTAILTVPSVKSQEVANLLVDAGIKGILSFSPVHLHLPKDVVVQYVDLTSELQTLLYFMRKED; encoded by the coding sequence GTGAAAGATAAACAGTCTGATATTCCAAAAGCAACAGCAAAAAGACTCTCTCTTTACTATCGAATTTTCAAGAGATTTCATGCAGAAAAAATTGAACGTGCCAACTCTAAGCAAATTGCAGAGGCTATCGGTATCGATTCTGCGACCGTTCGTCGGGATTTTTCCTATTTTGGTGAACTAGGTCGTCGTGGATTTGGTTATGATGTTAAAAAATTGATGAATTTTTTTGCTGATCTCCTAAATGATAACTCGATTACTAATGTTATGTTGGTTGGAATTGGAAATATGGGGCATGCCCTTCTCCACTACCGCTTCCATGAGCGCAACAAGATGAAAATTATCATGGCCTTTGACCTAGATGACCATCCAGAAGTTGGCACCCAGACACCTGACGGGATTCCAATCTATGGCATCTCTCAGATTAAAGAAAAGATCAAAGAAGCAGATGTCAAAACTGCTATCCTAACTGTTCCAAGTGTTAAATCACAAGAAGTTGCCAATCTTTTGGTCGATGCGGGTATAAAAGGTATTCTTAGTTTTTCACCCGTCCATCTCCACCTTCCAAAAGATGTAGTCGTTCAGTATGTCGATTTGACAAGCGAACTCCAAACTCTCCTCTATTTTATGCGTAAAGAGGATTAG
- a CDS encoding gamma-glutamyl-gamma-aminobutyrate hydrolase family protein: MKKPVIGITGNEKAHPDDDVMMSYAAKGFVEGVKDAGGIPIILPIGDQEMACHYIAMIDKLILTGGQNVDPKFYGEPKTIDSDDYHLQRDQFELALIREAIKQKKPIFSVCRGTQLFNVAMGGTLHQDIEDHWQDCSAEYTTQRLVTEPDTILREIYGEISHINSFHHQSIKDLAPNLKVVAYDPKDEIIEAVTTTDGIAFLGVQWHPEFLFENRPKDKTLFDYVVNEL; this comes from the coding sequence ATGAAAAAACCAGTTATTGGGATTACAGGAAATGAAAAAGCTCATCCAGATGATGATGTCATGATGAGCTATGCGGCAAAAGGCTTTGTTGAAGGAGTCAAGGACGCTGGCGGAATTCCCATCATCCTTCCGATTGGTGATCAAGAAATGGCATGCCATTACATCGCTATGATTGATAAACTCATCCTAACAGGTGGGCAAAATGTTGATCCAAAATTCTATGGTGAACCTAAAACCATTGACAGCGATGACTACCATCTTCAAAGAGACCAGTTTGAATTAGCCCTTATCAGAGAAGCCATCAAGCAGAAGAAACCAATTTTCTCTGTTTGTCGGGGTACCCAGCTTTTCAATGTCGCTATGGGAGGTACGCTTCACCAAGATATCGAGGATCATTGGCAGGACTGTTCAGCCGAATACACGACCCAACGCCTCGTAACGGAGCCTGATACAATTCTCCGAGAAATCTATGGAGAAATCTCTCATATCAACTCCTTCCACCACCAGAGCATAAAGGATTTGGCCCCCAATTTAAAGGTTGTGGCCTATGATCCCAAGGATGAGATAATCGAGGCAGTCACAACGACTGATGGCATCGCTTTTCTCGGTGTTCAATGGCATCCAGAATTTCTATTTGAAAATCGTCCCAAGGATAAAACACTATTTGACTATGTTGTTAATGAACTCTAA
- the radC gene encoding RadC family protein: MYSISFQEDSLLPRERLVREGVEALSNQELLAILLRTGTRQANVFEIAQKVLNSLTSLTDLKKMTLQELQSLSGIGRIKAIELQAVIELGHRIHKHETLEMESILSSQKLAKKMQQELGDKKQEHLVALYLNTQNQIIHQQTIFIGSATRSIAEPREILHYAIKHMATSVILVHNHPSGAVSPSRNDDHVTKLVKEACELMGIVFLDHLIVSHSDYFSYREKTDLI, encoded by the coding sequence ATGTACAGTATTTCATTTCAAGAAGATTCACTTTTGCCTAGAGAAAGACTGGTTAGAGAAGGAGTAGAGGCTCTGAGCAATCAAGAGTTGTTAGCTATTTTGCTCAGAACAGGAACACGTCAGGCTAATGTATTTGAAATCGCTCAGAAAGTCTTGAATAGTTTGACCAGTCTAACTGATTTAAAGAAAATGACCCTGCAGGAATTGCAGAGTCTATCTGGTATTGGACGGATTAAGGCCATTGAACTACAAGCGGTGATTGAACTAGGGCATCGTATTCACAAACATGAAACTCTTGAGATGGAAAGTATTCTCAGTAGTCAAAAGCTAGCCAAGAAAATGCAACAGGAACTTGGCGACAAAAAACAAGAGCACCTAGTGGCGCTCTATCTCAATACTCAAAATCAAATCATTCATCAGCAGACCATCTTTATCGGCTCTGCGACACGCAGTATTGCTGAACCGAGGGAAATCCTTCACTATGCTATTAAGCATATGGCCACCTCTGTGATTCTCGTTCATAACCATCCATCAGGTGCCGTATCTCCTAGTCGAAATGATGACCATGTTACTAAGCTAGTCAAGGAAGCTTGCGAACTGATGGGAATTGTGTTTCTGGATCATCTGATTGTCTCGCACTCGGATTACTTTAGTTACCGTGAAAAGACGGATCTGATTTAG